A part of Limihaloglobus sulfuriphilus genomic DNA contains:
- a CDS encoding arsenate reductase ArsC translates to MAEKLKVLFLCTGNSCRSQMAEGWARHLKGEAIESYSAGVETHGLNPNAVKVMAEAGVDISGHKSKHLDDLKDVRFDYVVTVCDNAHESCPLFPGRTKIVHVGFDDPPRLAKEAKTEQQALDSYRRVRDEIKKFIEKLPENLNK, encoded by the coding sequence ATGGCTGAAAAATTAAAAGTATTGTTTCTCTGTACCGGTAATTCCTGCCGCAGCCAGATGGCAGAGGGCTGGGCAAGGCATTTGAAGGGCGAGGCCATAGAGTCTTACTCTGCCGGCGTTGAAACCCACGGGCTAAATCCAAACGCAGTCAAGGTAATGGCAGAGGCGGGTGTAGATATTTCCGGCCATAAGTCAAAACATCTCGATGATTTAAAAGATGTGAGATTCGATTATGTTGTGACAGTCTGTGATAATGCCCACGAAAGCTGCCCGTTGTTTCCAGGGAGAACAAAAATTGTTCATGTCGGTTTTGATGACCCGCCGCGGCTGGCAAAAGAAGCCAAAACAGAGCAGCAGGCCTTAGACTCTTACCGGCGGGTTCGTGATGAGATAAAAAAGTTTATCGAAAAATTACCAGAGAATTTAAATAAGTGA
- a CDS encoding nucleoside permease, which produces MQSKVKAQLSAMMFLEFFIWGAWYVTMWKYLTAVNFDNIIGLAYSTTGIAAIISPLFIGMIADRFFATEKVLAILHIAGAVLMFAVSEISNSTVFFWVLLGYAVCYMPTLALTNSISLCQMSDPEKEFPPIRVLGTIGWIIAGLIIGFMPESISGLSTIENTSIPMKIAAGASLIMGFYCLTLPHTPPPSAGKKVSVRDVLGLDALKMLRDPQFAIFLICSFLICIPLAFYYQSANGFLGEVGVENAAGKMTLGQASEFFFMLVMPFFFVRLGVKKMLLVGMLAWVARYLMFAFGNSGSLVFMLYIGIMLHGICYDFFFVTGQIYVDKKAPKEIRSSAQGFLALITLGLGMIIGSLINGKVTRYYETAGDIGHNWKMIWLIPCIMAGVVAILFGILFKDEISAKRVQNQPTGAANEFK; this is translated from the coding sequence ATGCAAAGCAAAGTAAAAGCACAATTGTCGGCAATGATGTTTCTTGAATTCTTTATCTGGGGGGCATGGTATGTCACCATGTGGAAATATCTGACTGCTGTTAATTTTGACAATATAATAGGCCTGGCCTACAGTACAACCGGAATCGCGGCGATAATAAGCCCGCTGTTCATCGGTATGATTGCAGACAGGTTTTTTGCAACTGAGAAAGTTTTGGCCATACTGCATATTGCCGGCGCTGTTTTGATGTTTGCGGTCTCAGAAATTAGCAATTCAACTGTATTTTTCTGGGTTCTTCTTGGGTATGCTGTTTGCTATATGCCTACGCTTGCCCTTACGAACTCAATTTCATTATGCCAGATGTCTGATCCGGAGAAAGAATTTCCGCCGATCAGGGTTCTCGGCACGATTGGCTGGATCATAGCAGGTTTGATAATCGGGTTTATGCCCGAATCAATCAGCGGACTTTCTACCATAGAAAACACATCTATTCCGATGAAAATTGCCGCGGGGGCTTCTTTGATTATGGGTTTTTACTGTTTAACACTGCCCCATACCCCTCCGCCGTCTGCGGGCAAAAAAGTCTCTGTTAGAGACGTTCTCGGGCTTGACGCTCTGAAAATGCTCAGAGATCCCCAGTTTGCCATTTTTCTAATATGTTCATTTCTGATATGCATTCCCTTGGCATTCTATTATCAATCCGCCAATGGTTTCCTTGGCGAAGTTGGTGTTGAAAATGCCGCAGGCAAGATGACTCTTGGACAGGCTTCAGAGTTCTTCTTCATGTTAGTCATGCCGTTTTTCTTCGTACGGCTCGGTGTCAAGAAGATGCTGCTGGTCGGTATGCTGGCCTGGGTTGCCAGGTATCTCATGTTCGCATTCGGCAACAGCGGAAGCCTCGTGTTTATGCTCTACATCGGTATCATGCTTCACGGTATATGTTATGACTTCTTCTTTGTTACCGGACAGATTTATGTTGATAAAAAGGCCCCCAAAGAAATCCGCTCAAGTGCTCAGGGTTTCCTGGCGTTGATTACGCTTGGCCTTGGTATGATTATCGGAAGCCTGATAAACGGCAAAGTTACGAGATATTATGAGACGGCCGGCGATATAGGGCACAACTGGAAGATGATATGGCTGATTCCCTGTATAATGGCAGGTGTTGTGGCCATTCTCTTTGGAATATTGTTTAAGGATGAGATTTCGGCAAAAAGAGTCCAAAATCAGCCCACGGGAGCAGCTAATGAATTCAAATAA
- a CDS encoding DUF6951 family protein yields the protein MKSKVEIDAGVCGFCTTVCAQSDNGQNVTFEIESGCQKIEEFSRVLQEKSPIDAYAEMSPGQDGVILSAADTAVSGCCKGCIVPLGLFKAMQVAAGLALPKDVTLKIVKED from the coding sequence ATGAAATCAAAAGTGGAAATAGATGCCGGCGTTTGCGGTTTTTGTACAACCGTTTGCGCCCAAAGTGACAATGGGCAGAATGTTACATTTGAGATAGAATCCGGCTGCCAAAAGATAGAAGAATTCAGCAGAGTTTTGCAGGAAAAAAGCCCGATTGACGCTTATGCGGAAATGAGCCCGGGACAGGACGGCGTTATACTTTCGGCGGCTGATACCGCTGTCAGCGGCTGCTGCAAGGGCTGTATTGTTCCTTTGGGCCTTTTTAAGGCGATGCAGGTTGCTGCGGGGCTGGCTCTGCCTAAAGACGTAACTTTAAAAATCGTAAAGGAAGATTGA
- a CDS encoding Gfo/Idh/MocA family oxidoreductase — translation MNSNNITRRTFTKSVLAGVSAFTIVPRHVLGGKGYIAPSEQLTRAVIGVGGMGQAHLVYPGAKLLAVCDVDRNRLQSTLAKVDKDVKGYTDYREVLARPDIDIVHIPTPPHWHESISIAAARSGKDIWCEKPMTRTIGEGRRVVDAVQRNSRIFRVNTWFRFGSRFYGMKTPVAPIKKLVDSGLLGWPLKVTISETTGFTWKFQWSGLTHLPPQPVPSELDYDMWLGPAPYKPYHRHRTHGTFRGYWDYDGGGLGDMGQHYLDPVQYILGKDDTSPVYVEADTPVQHPDAVGPWRRIYMRYQDGCEIILDGENVDKDAAFLEGPNGKLYPGFKSDIPDLENKLAAFPDPREQITDFSQSVRERKKFALNEANAFRSCTLVNLAKIALITRRPLRFDSVNLRFIDDQQADRLIDPPGRAKWSV, via the coding sequence ATGAATTCAAATAATATTACAAGGCGAACCTTTACCAAATCAGTTTTAGCAGGCGTATCAGCTTTTACAATAGTTCCCAGGCATGTTCTCGGCGGCAAAGGCTACATTGCTCCGAGCGAACAGCTGACCAGAGCCGTAATCGGCGTTGGCGGCATGGGACAGGCGCATCTGGTTTACCCCGGAGCAAAACTGCTCGCGGTATGCGATGTTGACAGAAACCGTTTACAATCAACACTTGCAAAGGTTGACAAAGACGTCAAAGGCTATACCGATTACCGTGAGGTTCTTGCCCGGCCGGATATTGACATTGTTCATATTCCAACCCCGCCTCACTGGCACGAAAGTATATCAATAGCCGCGGCCAGATCCGGCAAAGATATATGGTGTGAAAAACCTATGACCCGCACAATCGGTGAAGGGCGCAGAGTGGTGGACGCTGTCCAGCGAAACTCACGTATTTTCAGAGTTAACACATGGTTCCGTTTTGGAAGCCGTTTTTACGGAATGAAAACGCCTGTGGCTCCCATAAAAAAACTTGTGGACAGCGGTCTGCTCGGCTGGCCTTTGAAAGTCACAATCAGTGAAACTACTGGTTTTACCTGGAAGTTTCAGTGGAGCGGTCTTACGCATCTGCCGCCTCAGCCTGTTCCTTCGGAGCTGGATTACGACATGTGGCTCGGACCCGCTCCATACAAGCCGTATCACCGTCACAGAACCCACGGCACATTCCGTGGTTATTGGGATTATGACGGCGGCGGACTTGGTGACATGGGCCAGCACTATCTCGATCCGGTGCAGTATATTCTGGGTAAGGACGACACGAGCCCTGTTTATGTTGAGGCCGACACTCCCGTTCAGCATCCTGACGCGGTAGGGCCGTGGCGAAGGATATATATGCGGTATCAGGACGGCTGCGAGATAATTCTTGACGGAGAAAACGTGGATAAGGACGCGGCATTTTTAGAAGGGCCCAACGGCAAACTGTATCCCGGCTTTAAATCGGATATTCCGGATCTCGAAAATAAGCTGGCGGCTTTCCCCGACCCCAGAGAGCAGATTACAGATTTCTCGCAATCGGTTAGAGAACGCAAAAAATTTGCTTTAAACGAAGCAAACGCTTTTCGTTCCTGTACGCTTGTAAATCTGGCAAAGATAGCGTTAATAACCAGAAGGCCTTTGCGGTTTGATTCGGTAAATCTCCGGTTTATTGATGATCAGCAGGCCGACCGCTTGATTGATCCGCCCGGGCGTGCCAAGTGGAGCGTTTAA
- the arsB gene encoding ACR3 family arsenite efflux transporter: MSETAAELKTKRLNVFERYLTIWVGICIIAGIALGKIAPGAAESLDKMAIYVNGAPVVSIPIAIALFFMMYPIMVKIDFAEVVKAGKSPKPVLLTLIVNWGIKPFTMFAIATFFLGYVFKGFIPGTEIIKDGTEVELFRSYISGAILLGIAPCTAMVLMWGYLAKGNQGHTLVMVAINSLTMLVLYGVLGGWLLGINEMPVPWQALLLSIGIYVALPLIAGYFSRKWIIGAKGRQWFEDKFLHILTPVSIIALLGTLVLLFSFKGETILNNPLTILWIAIPLFIQTILIFAITYALAKALKFSYEDAAPTAMIGASNHFEVAIATATMLFGLSSGAALATVVGVLIEVPVMLWLVKICLKTRKWFSV; this comes from the coding sequence ATGTCTGAAACGGCAGCAGAATTGAAAACTAAAAGGCTGAATGTTTTTGAAAGGTACCTTACTATATGGGTCGGGATTTGCATAATTGCCGGCATAGCCTTAGGCAAAATCGCCCCCGGTGCGGCGGAGTCACTTGATAAAATGGCAATATACGTCAATGGGGCGCCTGTCGTATCGATTCCAATTGCAATTGCTCTGTTCTTTATGATGTACCCGATAATGGTGAAAATAGATTTTGCCGAAGTTGTCAAAGCCGGCAAAAGTCCCAAGCCCGTTCTGCTGACGCTGATAGTCAACTGGGGCATAAAACCGTTCACAATGTTTGCTATCGCGACTTTCTTTTTAGGATATGTATTCAAGGGTTTTATTCCCGGAACAGAAATCATCAAGGACGGCACAGAGGTAGAGCTGTTCCGCTCTTATATCTCCGGTGCAATCCTGCTGGGAATCGCTCCGTGCACGGCAATGGTGTTGATGTGGGGTTATCTGGCAAAAGGCAATCAGGGCCATACCCTGGTGATGGTCGCTATAAACTCATTGACAATGCTTGTCCTTTACGGCGTTCTTGGCGGCTGGCTGCTTGGAATAAACGAGATGCCCGTACCGTGGCAGGCTCTTCTGCTCTCAATCGGCATTTATGTGGCTTTGCCGCTGATTGCAGGCTATTTTTCGCGTAAGTGGATTATTGGTGCCAAAGGGCGGCAGTGGTTCGAAGATAAATTCCTGCATATTCTTACGCCAGTTTCTATAATTGCTCTGCTTGGAACACTGGTGCTGCTGTTTTCGTTCAAGGGCGAGACAATTTTAAACAACCCCCTTACAATCCTCTGGATCGCAATACCTTTGTTTATTCAGACTATTTTGATTTTTGCCATAACCTATGCTTTGGCAAAGGCTTTGAAGTTTTCATACGAGGATGCCGCGCCGACGGCGATGATAGGTGCCAGCAACCATTTTGAAGTGGCGATAGCCACCGCAACTATGCTTTTTGGCCTTTCTTCAGGAGCCGCGCTGGCGACAGTGGTAGGCGTATTGATAGAGGTTCCGGTGATGCTCTGGCTTGTGAAGATATGCCTGAAAACCCGAAAATGGTTTTCCGTGTAA
- a CDS encoding sugar phosphate isomerase/epimerase family protein, protein MNNTKMNIGVCNWSLQMDISGAASFMKEAGINHVHLAVGPALGDDGSSYLSAAKKQDWKISSTMINFPQEDYSTLDTIKETGGITPDGCWDVNKDRFIRAAEITKDLNVSYISMHAGFIDHNDSAKYRVMCNRVTELADIAADNGTILLLETGQETAQELKDFMDEIKHPSTGVNIDPANMILYAKGDPVEGVKILDQWIRHVHIKDAVRAKTPGQWGTEVPWGQGQVETVEFLKALSAIGYEGTLAVEREGGEDRCGDVKLAVNRLKQYL, encoded by the coding sequence ATGAATAACACGAAAATGAATATTGGCGTCTGCAACTGGTCGCTTCAGATGGACATATCCGGTGCAGCATCTTTTATGAAAGAAGCCGGCATAAATCATGTTCATCTCGCTGTGGGGCCTGCTCTGGGAGATGACGGCAGTTCATACCTGTCCGCAGCAAAGAAGCAGGATTGGAAAATCAGCTCTACAATGATAAATTTTCCACAGGAAGATTATTCAACTTTGGACACCATTAAGGAGACCGGAGGGATAACACCAGATGGCTGCTGGGATGTGAATAAAGACAGATTTATTCGTGCCGCTGAAATAACTAAAGACCTTAATGTAAGCTATATCTCCATGCATGCGGGGTTTATCGACCACAATGACTCTGCCAAATACAGAGTAATGTGTAATCGCGTAACCGAATTGGCAGATATCGCGGCTGATAATGGAACAATATTGCTTCTTGAGACAGGCCAGGAAACTGCCCAGGAGCTCAAGGATTTCATGGATGAGATTAAACACCCCTCAACAGGTGTCAACATTGATCCGGCTAACATGATACTGTACGCAAAGGGCGATCCCGTTGAGGGCGTAAAAATCCTTGACCAATGGATACGTCACGTGCATATCAAAGACGCTGTCCGGGCCAAGACCCCCGGCCAGTGGGGCACAGAAGTTCCCTGGGGGCAGGGCCAGGTGGAAACAGTGGAGTTTCTTAAGGCTTTAAGTGCGATTGGCTATGAAGGCACGCTTGCCGTTGAGAGAGAAGGCGGCGAAGATAGATGCGGTGATGTGAAACTGGCTGTAAACAGACTGAAACAATATTTATGA
- a CDS encoding Gfo/Idh/MocA family protein has protein sequence MLKAGIVGFGFMGQMHYRCLRNLEGVQVAAVCDSNPDIDKIAGSVKGNIEGNQGAVDFSEFELFQDFDTMLEKADLDIISITLPTYLHKAFTVKALEHGINVFCEKPMALDVDECSEMISAARKSGKELMVGHCIRFWPEYVKAKEIIDSGKYGKVISAVFQRLGSPPNWGDSWFKNEKQSGGMALDLHIHDTDYIQYLFGLPKSVLSSSAANSNGLMTYISTRYEYEDGKLVIADGSWAMTASFGFQMSFNIAMETAVLVFDCTRDPALRLCPADGEAYSPEVAEGDGYSRELKYFIDKVNGKPTEDIITDEQSARSVQIIKAELESAKTANKVIIK, from the coding sequence ATGTTAAAAGCTGGTATTGTAGGTTTTGGGTTCATGGGGCAAATGCATTATCGTTGTCTTCGAAATCTTGAAGGAGTGCAGGTTGCCGCCGTATGTGACTCAAATCCTGATATAGACAAAATTGCTGGATCGGTCAAGGGTAATATCGAGGGCAACCAGGGGGCCGTCGATTTTTCAGAATTCGAACTTTTTCAGGATTTTGACACTATGCTTGAAAAAGCGGATCTTGACATCATTTCAATAACCCTCCCGACTTATCTACACAAGGCGTTTACCGTAAAAGCCTTAGAGCATGGCATTAACGTTTTTTGTGAAAAACCAATGGCATTGGACGTTGATGAGTGCAGTGAAATGATTTCCGCGGCACGAAAAAGCGGTAAAGAACTGATGGTAGGCCACTGTATCAGGTTTTGGCCTGAATACGTCAAGGCCAAAGAAATAATTGACAGCGGCAAATACGGCAAAGTCATTTCAGCTGTATTTCAGCGGCTCGGCTCGCCGCCAAACTGGGGAGACAGCTGGTTTAAAAATGAAAAACAGAGCGGCGGCATGGCATTGGATTTGCACATTCACGATACTGACTACATTCAGTATCTCTTTGGTTTGCCCAAAAGCGTTTTGAGCTCATCTGCCGCAAACAGCAACGGTCTAATGACTTATATTTCCACCCGGTACGAGTATGAAGACGGCAAGCTGGTAATTGCCGACGGGAGCTGGGCAATGACGGCCTCGTTTGGGTTCCAGATGAGTTTTAATATTGCCATGGAAACGGCTGTTTTAGTTTTCGACTGCACCCGTGACCCTGCGTTGAGGTTATGTCCCGCCGACGGTGAGGCTTACTCTCCGGAGGTTGCAGAGGGTGACGGATATTCCAGAGAGCTTAAATATTTTATTGATAAAGTAAACGGCAAGCCGACAGAGGACATCATCACGGACGAGCAGTCGGCCAGGTCGGTTCAAATCATCAAAGCCGAGCTTGAATCTGCAAAAACCGCAAACAAAGTAATCATTAAATGA
- a CDS encoding carboxymuconolactone decarboxylase family protein, with the protein MDEKVKELIAIGAAVACNCHPCVKFHTDKARKMNIDQELVKQALDVGKMVRKGAAGQMDELLEKEII; encoded by the coding sequence ATGGATGAAAAAGTCAAAGAACTAATAGCAATTGGAGCCGCAGTTGCCTGCAACTGCCACCCGTGTGTAAAATTCCACACAGACAAGGCTCGAAAAATGAATATAGATCAGGAGCTTGTAAAACAGGCTCTTGATGTGGGAAAAATGGTTCGCAAAGGCGCAGCGGGCCAGATGGATGAATTGCTCGAAAAGGAAATAATTTAG
- a CDS encoding flavodoxin family protein yields MDRRNFLTQTIVAGSAAAFGSAVPAETGSFEKTRIIGISCSPRRGKTTAAAVQTALDAAKEVDSRIEVQLIDLGGFNISGWVGGAKPDSPQIVGDDFEVEVEPYLMAPNLGGLIIGSPVYFRSMSALCKSFLERLYVMRTPTMRLADKPVGALAVGSFRNGGQELVIEQITTAMCCYEPFIVGGKPSAHQGATLWNNYNDDITKDEFGLNTAKLLGVRVAEAALRTQKIN; encoded by the coding sequence ATGGACAGAAGAAATTTTTTAACACAAACTATTGTTGCCGGCAGTGCCGCGGCTTTTGGCTCAGCTGTACCGGCAGAAACCGGATCTTTTGAAAAAACCAGGATAATCGGCATCAGCTGCAGCCCGCGGAGAGGCAAGACCACTGCCGCGGCGGTTCAGACAGCCCTGGACGCGGCAAAGGAAGTTGACAGCCGCATAGAGGTGCAGTTAATTGATCTGGGCGGCTTTAACATTTCCGGCTGGGTCGGAGGGGCAAAACCCGATTCTCCCCAAATTGTCGGTGATGACTTTGAAGTTGAAGTAGAGCCTTATCTTATGGCTCCAAATCTGGGCGGATTGATAATCGGTTCTCCGGTTTACTTTCGCAGTATGAGTGCCTTGTGTAAGTCCTTTTTAGAGCGTCTTTACGTGATGCGCACCCCGACAATGCGGCTGGCGGATAAGCCTGTCGGCGCATTGGCTGTCGGCTCGTTCAGGAACGGCGGACAGGAGCTGGTTATTGAGCAGATTACCACCGCCATGTGCTGTTATGAGCCGTTTATTGTCGGCGGCAAGCCTAGCGCTCACCAGGGAGCAACCCTGTGGAACAACTACAATGATGACATAACAAAAGACGAATTCGGCCTAAACACAGCAAAACTCTTAGGTGTCCGTGTTGCCGAAGCGGCACTAAGAACACAAAAGATAAATTGA